Proteins encoded together in one Pseudomonas sp. ADAK13 window:
- a CDS encoding imelysin family protein, producing the protein MFRPKLLFTSLAALALGACSPQDPQAVTSAAIAKQVILPTYSRWVEADRQLAVSALAYCQGKESLETARADFLHAQKAWAELQPLLIGPLAEGNRSWQVQFWPDKKNLVGRQVEQLVSAQPQIDAAALAKSSVVVQGLSAYEYILYDAKTDLADETQKARYCPLLVAIGERQKLLAEEILSSWNSTDGMLAQMTKFPNQRYADSHEAIADLLRVQVTALDTLKKKLGTPMGRQTKGIPQPFQADAWRSQSSLQSLEASLAAAQTVWVGVDNKGLRGLLPADQKPLADKIDAAYAASLKLFASNQRSLNELLADDAGRQQLNDIYDSLNVVHRLHEGELAKALGIQLGFNANDGD; encoded by the coding sequence ATGTTCCGTCCCAAGTTGTTGTTCACCAGCCTGGCCGCCCTCGCCCTCGGTGCGTGCTCGCCCCAGGACCCGCAAGCGGTGACCTCGGCGGCCATCGCCAAGCAAGTGATCCTGCCGACCTACAGCCGCTGGGTTGAAGCCGACCGCCAACTGGCCGTCAGCGCCCTGGCCTACTGCCAGGGCAAGGAAAGCCTGGAGACCGCCCGCGCCGACTTCCTGCACGCGCAAAAAGCCTGGGCCGAGTTGCAGCCGTTGCTGATCGGCCCGCTGGCCGAGGGCAACCGTTCGTGGCAGGTGCAGTTCTGGCCGGACAAGAAAAACCTGGTGGGCCGTCAGGTCGAACAACTGGTGAGCGCCCAACCGCAGATCGACGCCGCCGCATTGGCCAAATCCAGCGTCGTGGTGCAGGGCCTGTCGGCCTACGAATACATCCTCTACGACGCCAAGACTGACCTGGCGGACGAGACGCAAAAAGCCCGTTACTGCCCGCTGCTGGTGGCCATTGGCGAGCGCCAGAAACTGCTGGCCGAAGAAATCCTCTCGAGCTGGAACAGCACCGACGGCATGCTGGCGCAGATGACCAAGTTTCCTAACCAGCGCTACGCCGATTCCCACGAAGCCATCGCCGACCTGCTGCGGGTCCAAGTGACCGCGCTGGACACCCTGAAGAAAAAACTCGGCACGCCAATGGGCCGCCAGACCAAGGGCATCCCGCAGCCGTTCCAGGCTGATGCGTGGCGCAGCCAGTCGTCCCTGCAAAGCCTGGAGGCCAGCCTGGCTGCCGCCCAGACCGTCTGGGTCGGCGTCGACAACAAAGGCCTGCGCGGCCTGTTGCCGGCCGATCAAAAGCCGTTGGCTGACAAGATCGACGCCGCGTATGCCGCGTCCCTGAAACTGTTCGCCAGCAACCAGCGTTCGCTGAACGAACTGCTGGCCGACGATGCCGGGCGCCAGCAACTCAACGATATCTACGACAGCCTCAACGTGGTCCACCGCCTGCACGAAGGCGAACTGGCCAAGGCGCTGGGCATCCAACTGGGCTTTAACGCCAACGACGGTGACTGA
- a CDS encoding DUF1513 domain-containing protein has protein sequence MLRRQALAIGSVLLSAITLGGWTLFKQKGKSPLLLSARDDSDGKHYAVGFHLDGKQVFATQVGQRCHDIINHPTLPIALFVARRPGTESYLIDLRDGALLQTITSKANRHFYGHAVVHKDGEWLYATENDTSDPGRGLLGVYRFEGERLVHTGEISTHGIGPHQVSWMPDGETLVVANGGIRTEAESRVEMNLNAMEPSLVLMQRDGTLLSKETLGQQMNSVRHMGIASDGTILAGQQFMGASHERSELLAIKRPGQAFVAFPVADEQLQAMGHYTASVAVHSELRLVALTAPRGNRFFIWNMDSAELLLDGPLPDCAGVGAVADGFVVTSGQGRCRFYDCRQVPLVGKPLELPAGLWDNHLHLV, from the coding sequence ATGCTCAGGCGACAGGCTTTGGCGATCGGCAGCGTGCTGCTCAGTGCAATCACCCTGGGTGGCTGGACGCTGTTCAAGCAGAAGGGCAAAAGCCCGCTGCTGCTCTCGGCGCGGGATGACAGTGACGGCAAGCACTACGCCGTCGGCTTCCACCTGGACGGCAAGCAGGTGTTTGCCACCCAGGTCGGCCAGCGTTGCCACGACATCATCAACCACCCGACACTGCCGATTGCGCTGTTTGTCGCCCGTCGGCCGGGCACCGAGAGCTACCTGATCGACTTGCGGGACGGGGCGCTGCTGCAAACCATCACCTCCAAGGCCAATCGCCACTTCTATGGGCACGCGGTGGTTCACAAGGACGGCGAGTGGCTGTATGCCACGGAGAACGACACCTCCGACCCGGGTCGCGGCTTGCTGGGCGTGTATCGGTTTGAGGGTGAGCGGTTGGTGCACACCGGCGAGATTTCTACCCATGGGATCGGGCCGCATCAGGTGTCGTGGATGCCAGACGGCGAGACGCTGGTGGTGGCTAACGGCGGGATTCGTACCGAGGCCGAGAGCCGGGTCGAGATGAACCTGAATGCCATGGAGCCGAGCCTGGTCCTGATGCAGCGCGACGGGACACTGTTGAGCAAGGAGACCCTGGGCCAGCAGATGAACAGCGTGCGGCATATGGGGATTGCCAGCGACGGTACGATCCTCGCCGGGCAGCAGTTTATGGGGGCGTCTCATGAGCGCTCGGAGTTGCTGGCGATCAAACGGCCGGGGCAGGCGTTTGTGGCGTTTCCGGTGGCGGATGAGCAGTTGCAGGCCATGGGGCATTACACGGCCAGTGTGGCGGTGCACAGTGAGTTGCGACTGGTGGCGCTGACGGCGCCCCGGGGGAACCGGTTCTTTATCTGGAACATGGACAGCGCTGAGTTGCTGCTGGACGGGCCGTTGCCGGACTGTGCCGGGGTGGGCGCGGTGGCGGACGGGTTTGTGGTGACTTCCGGTCAGGGGCGTTGCCGGTTTTATGATTGTCGGCAGGTGCCGTTGGTGGGTAAGCCGCTGGAGTTGCCGGCGGGGCTTTGGGATAACCATCTGCATCTGGTTTGA
- a CDS encoding class I SAM-dependent methyltransferase — MPTPIKLEFSEKYDDQHAQNYLLKHQDNLARRLSHKRDEQLARGALAMAGEPGLVLDLPCGAGRFWPLLAEKPNRVIIGADNSASMLKIATVAQPADVVKRVRPLQTSAFDIDLPDNAVDSIFCMRLMHHIGDPEHRLAILREFQRVTRDSVIISLWVDGNFKAWKRKRAEVRRRKKGEQEGYQNRFVLPAATVEAEFEQAGFRVQESLDFIPLYAMWRVYVLRKR; from the coding sequence ATGCCTACTCCGATCAAGCTCGAATTTTCCGAAAAGTACGACGATCAGCACGCGCAGAATTATTTGCTCAAACATCAGGACAATCTGGCTCGCCGGTTGTCCCACAAACGCGACGAGCAATTGGCGCGTGGTGCGCTGGCCATGGCCGGTGAGCCTGGCCTGGTGCTGGACTTGCCGTGTGGGGCCGGGCGTTTCTGGCCATTACTGGCAGAAAAGCCCAACCGCGTGATCATTGGCGCCGACAATTCAGCGTCGATGTTGAAGATCGCCACCGTCGCTCAACCGGCGGATGTGGTGAAACGGGTACGCCCCTTGCAGACGTCTGCCTTTGATATTGATTTGCCCGACAACGCAGTCGACAGCATTTTCTGCATGCGCTTGATGCACCACATTGGTGACCCCGAGCACAGGCTGGCAATACTGCGCGAATTTCAGCGTGTTACCCGCGACAGCGTGATTATCTCGTTGTGGGTGGACGGCAACTTCAAGGCGTGGAAACGCAAGCGTGCCGAAGTGCGGCGTCGCAAGAAAGGTGAGCAGGAAGGTTACCAAAATCGGTTCGTGTTACCGGCTGCTACTGTTGAGGCAGAGTTTGAACAGGCCGGTTTCCGTGTTCAGGAATCTCTGGACTTCATACCGCTCTACGCCATGTGGCGAGTGTATGTATTGCGCAAGAGGTAA
- the colR gene encoding two-component system response regulator ColR, which yields MRILLVEDNRDILANLADYLGLKGYTVDCAQDGLSGLHLAATEHYDLIVLDIMLPGIDGYTLCKRLREDARRDTPVIMLTARDQLDDRLQGFKSGADDYLLKPFALSELAARIEAVLRRAQGGGRRALQVGDLSYDLDTLEVTREGRLLKLNPVGLKLLAVLMQKSPHVLRREILEEALWGDDCPDSDSLRSHVHQLRQVIDKPFAKPLLQTVHGVGYRLAEGRDGV from the coding sequence ATGCGAATTTTATTGGTTGAAGACAACCGCGATATTCTGGCCAACCTGGCCGATTACCTGGGGCTGAAGGGCTACACCGTAGACTGTGCGCAGGACGGTTTGTCGGGCTTGCACCTGGCTGCAACCGAACATTACGACCTGATCGTGCTCGACATCATGCTGCCCGGCATTGATGGCTACACCCTGTGCAAACGCCTGCGTGAAGACGCACGCCGCGACACGCCGGTGATCATGCTCACCGCCCGTGACCAACTGGATGACCGGCTGCAGGGCTTCAAGTCTGGCGCCGATGACTACCTGCTCAAGCCGTTTGCGCTGTCGGAATTGGCCGCACGCATCGAAGCGGTGCTGCGCCGTGCCCAGGGCGGCGGTCGCCGTGCCTTGCAAGTCGGTGACCTGAGTTACGACCTCGACACCCTGGAAGTCACCCGCGAAGGGCGCCTGCTCAAGCTCAACCCGGTCGGCCTGAAGCTGCTGGCGGTGCTGATGCAAAAAAGCCCTCACGTGTTGCGCCGCGAAATTCTCGAAGAAGCCCTGTGGGGCGATGACTGCCCTGACAGCGACAGCTTGCGCAGCCATGTCCATCAACTGCGTCAGGTGATTGATAAACCCTTCGCCAAACCGTTGCTGCAAACGGTGCACGGTGTGGGTTATCGCCTGGCCGAGGGTCGTGATGGAGTTTAA
- a CDS encoding di-heme oxidoreductase family protein, with protein sequence MSRSPLRLSALLMALSLSACDDAPRFTKAEPGEARAGGAATVRKTDQNAFSLPSANLSPTRRLDFSVGNSFFRSPWVIAPSTTTARDGLGPLFNTNACQNCHIKDGRGHPPLPDAPNAVSMLVRLSIPDAPPYAKVIEQLGVVPEPVYGGQLQDMAVPGVAPEGKVRVDYTPVNVRFRDGTVVELRKPALQITQLGYGPMHPDTRFSARVAPPMIGLGLLEAIADADILRNTDPKTADKEALVGRANWVWDDAQHKTVLGRFGWKAGQPNLNQQNVHAFSGDMGLTTSLRPFDDCTDAQVACKQAPNGNGPDGEPEVSDNILRLVLFYTRNLAVPARRDVNAPQVLAGKNLFYQAGCQGCHTPQFTTAPTAAEPELANQVIRPYSDLLLHDMGDGLADNRSEFKAGGRDWRTPPLWGIGLTQAVSGHTQFLHDGRARNLMEAVLWHGGEAQAAQQHVLSFNAEQRAALLAFLNSL encoded by the coding sequence ATGTCCCGTTCGCCCCTTCGCCTGTCTGCACTGTTGATGGCCCTGAGCCTGAGTGCCTGCGATGACGCCCCGCGATTCACGAAAGCGGAGCCGGGCGAAGCACGTGCCGGTGGCGCGGCAACGGTGAGGAAGACCGACCAGAACGCTTTCTCGCTGCCTTCGGCCAACCTGTCGCCCACCCGGCGCCTGGACTTCAGCGTGGGCAACAGTTTCTTCCGCAGCCCCTGGGTGATTGCACCGTCCACCACCACCGCCCGCGACGGGTTGGGGCCGCTGTTCAATACCAATGCCTGCCAGAACTGCCATATCAAGGACGGCCGAGGTCATCCGCCGCTGCCCGATGCGCCCAACGCGGTGTCGATGCTGGTGCGCCTGTCGATTCCCGATGCGCCGCCCTATGCCAAGGTCATCGAGCAACTGGGCGTAGTCCCCGAGCCGGTCTACGGTGGGCAATTGCAAGACATGGCCGTACCCGGCGTCGCGCCGGAAGGCAAGGTGCGGGTCGACTACACACCGGTCAATGTCCGCTTCAGGGACGGCACCGTGGTCGAACTGCGCAAGCCGGCGCTGCAAATCACCCAGTTGGGTTACGGCCCGATGCACCCCGACACGCGGTTCTCGGCCCGGGTTGCACCGCCGATGATCGGCCTGGGGCTGCTGGAAGCGATTGCAGACGCCGACATCCTGCGCAACACCGACCCGAAAACCGCCGACAAGGAAGCTCTCGTCGGACGGGCGAATTGGGTCTGGGACGATGCGCAACACAAGACTGTCCTCGGTCGATTTGGCTGGAAAGCCGGGCAGCCGAACCTCAATCAACAAAATGTTCACGCGTTCTCTGGTGATATGGGCCTCACCACGTCCCTGAGACCGTTCGATGACTGCACCGATGCACAAGTGGCCTGCAAACAGGCGCCCAACGGCAATGGCCCGGATGGCGAGCCTGAGGTCAGCGACAACATCCTGCGCCTGGTGCTGTTCTACACCCGCAACCTGGCCGTGCCCGCCCGCCGCGACGTCAACGCACCGCAAGTGCTGGCCGGGAAAAACCTGTTCTACCAGGCCGGTTGCCAGGGCTGCCACACCCCGCAATTCACCACGGCGCCCACCGCAGCCGAACCTGAATTGGCCAACCAGGTGATTCGCCCCTACAGCGATTTGCTGTTGCACGACATGGGCGACGGGCTGGCCGATAACCGCAGCGAATTCAAGGCCGGTGGCCGCGACTGGCGCACGCCGCCGTTGTGGGGCATCGGCCTGACGCAAGCCGTGAGTGGCCACACCCAGTTCTTGCATGACGGCCGCGCCCGCAACCTGATGGAAGCCGTGCTGTGGCACGGCGGAGAAGCCCAGGCGGCGCAGCAGCATGTGTTGTCGTTCAATGCCGAACAGCGCGCCGCGTTGCTGGCATTTCTGAATTCTTTATAA
- a CDS encoding response regulator transcription factor, giving the protein MSDTLLLIEDDLPLAALTAEFLRAEGFTVAVEHRGDRAAQRIRDEQPALLILDVMLPGIDGFTLCRQIRDHYPGLILMMTALDENAEQLVGFAAGADDYVVKPIDPLLLLARIRSLLRRHPQAPRSYYQWGTFRLDLNNHFAWLGEAPLQFSVAEFELLAIFARHCGVLLTREKLLQRLRGLEYDGLNRSIDMRVSRLRKKLMSLECPVTIQTITAQGYLFVEIPPGAQHAV; this is encoded by the coding sequence ATGTCCGATACCCTGCTGCTGATCGAAGACGACTTGCCCCTGGCGGCGCTCACCGCCGAGTTCCTGCGCGCCGAGGGGTTTACCGTGGCGGTAGAACACCGTGGCGACCGCGCCGCCCAACGCATCCGCGATGAGCAGCCGGCCTTATTGATCCTCGACGTGATGCTGCCGGGCATCGACGGTTTTACCCTGTGCCGACAGATTCGCGACCATTACCCCGGGCTGATCCTGATGATGACCGCCCTGGACGAGAACGCTGAACAATTGGTGGGGTTTGCCGCCGGGGCCGACGACTACGTGGTCAAGCCGATCGACCCGCTGTTGTTGTTGGCGAGAATCCGCTCGCTGCTGCGCCGCCATCCCCAGGCACCCCGCAGCTACTATCAGTGGGGCACGTTTCGGCTGGACCTGAACAACCACTTCGCCTGGCTTGGCGAGGCGCCCTTGCAGTTTTCGGTGGCCGAATTCGAGTTGCTCGCCATCTTCGCCCGCCATTGCGGCGTATTGCTCACCCGGGAAAAACTGCTCCAGCGCCTGCGTGGCCTGGAGTACGACGGCCTGAATCGTTCAATTGACATGCGGGTGTCACGCTTGCGCAAAAAACTGATGAGCCTTGAGTGCCCCGTGACCATCCAGACCATCACGGCGCAGGGTTACCTGTTCGTCGAAATCCCGCCGGGGGCCCAGCATGCTGTCTAA
- a CDS encoding phosphatase PAP2 family protein: MHAIAVRPVSKPLNFWLGLGVPAVLAVVMLLLELTSLDMDVAKLFYNAAEGGFVGRHSFFLEDILHDRAKQMVIVFSVLAIAGFAGAFIVERLKPYRRELGCLVLSLALATSFVSPLKTVTAVQCPWSVKEFGGQETYSELLSPRPPTDKPGRCWPGGHAATGFALFALFFALRDRRPRMARWAFIFALGLGTVLSVSRTMQGAHFLSHNVWTAIFSWLICLGAYYFLLYRPAATA, translated from the coding sequence ATGCACGCAATCGCTGTTCGCCCGGTTTCCAAACCCCTCAACTTTTGGCTCGGTCTCGGCGTGCCAGCCGTTTTGGCGGTGGTCATGCTGTTGCTGGAGCTGACATCGCTGGACATGGACGTGGCCAAACTGTTCTACAACGCTGCCGAAGGCGGCTTTGTGGGCCGGCACAGTTTTTTTCTCGAAGACATTCTTCACGATCGCGCCAAACAGATGGTGATCGTGTTTTCCGTACTGGCGATCGCCGGGTTTGCAGGAGCCTTTATTGTTGAACGGCTTAAGCCCTATCGTCGGGAGCTGGGCTGCCTGGTGCTGTCCCTGGCTCTGGCCACCTCGTTTGTCTCACCCTTGAAGACGGTAACCGCGGTGCAATGCCCGTGGAGCGTCAAGGAGTTTGGCGGCCAGGAGACTTACAGCGAACTGCTTAGCCCCAGGCCGCCTACCGACAAGCCGGGCCGTTGCTGGCCGGGTGGGCATGCGGCGACCGGGTTTGCCTTGTTTGCGTTGTTTTTTGCCCTGCGGGATCGCCGGCCACGAATGGCGCGCTGGGCTTTTATATTTGCGCTGGGGCTGGGCACGGTGCTTTCGGTGAGCCGCACCATGCAAGGCGCGCACTTTCTTTCCCATAACGTGTGGACGGCGATTTTCAGCTGGCTGATTTGCTTGGGAGCGTATTACTTTTTGCTGTACCGCCCCGCCGCAACCGCTTGA
- a CDS encoding LTA synthase family protein — protein sequence MGFPKTAPMRYLLLVTGAWLVVFLLTRLLLLVTHLDEVSGNLLPVFGVGLLYDLGFLAYAALPLGLYLLLCPPGLWRRRGHRWFLQAVLTVSLFAMLFTSVAEWLFWDEFGVRFNFIAVDYLVYSKEVLNNLLESYPIGKLLSLLAVMAIVLSVALRKPFNAAMNAPLPAMRKRLLNALGLLVVAGLSLQLINQDSPRSQGGNAYNNELASNGPYQFFAAFRNNELDYNQFYKSLPADVVAKQLRAELSEPNARFIGTDPLDIRRAITNPGTLRKPNIVLVTIESFSAKYMGSNGDPNNLTPNLDALRKQSLYFNNFYATGTRTDRGLEAITLAIPPTPGRSIVKRIGRESGFGSLGQQLNAIGYDSVFVYGGRGYFDNMNAFFSGNGYRVVDQSSVPEAEISFKNAWGMADEDLYKQTLKLADEDYAKQQPFLLQLMTTSNHRPYTYPAGRVDIKSGDGRNGAVKYTDYAIGQFLETARQKPWFDNTIFIFVADHTAGSAGKEDLPMVNYQIPLFIYAPKLIDAAENAKLASQIDLAPTLLGLLNLSYESTFFGRNLLQDNPLPPRVVVGNYQYLGLFDGNDLAILSPRQGLRRHDQALGDSHESRVGSDDPLIQRAITYYQGASYGYKQQLLSWRAPKDEVPQVSAR from the coding sequence ATGGGTTTTCCAAAAACGGCGCCAATGCGCTATTTGCTGTTGGTGACCGGTGCCTGGCTGGTTGTTTTTCTACTGACCCGCCTCCTGCTGCTGGTGACCCACCTGGACGAAGTAAGCGGTAACCTGCTGCCGGTATTTGGCGTAGGCCTGCTCTACGACCTCGGCTTCCTCGCCTATGCTGCGCTGCCTTTGGGCCTGTACCTGCTGCTGTGCCCGCCGGGGTTGTGGCGTCGCCGGGGCCATCGCTGGTTCCTGCAAGCCGTACTCACCGTCAGCCTGTTCGCCATGCTCTTCACCAGCGTCGCCGAGTGGCTGTTCTGGGACGAGTTCGGCGTGCGCTTCAACTTTATTGCCGTGGATTACCTGGTTTACTCCAAAGAGGTGCTGAACAACCTGCTGGAGTCCTATCCGATCGGCAAGCTGCTGAGCCTGCTGGCGGTGATGGCCATCGTCTTGAGCGTGGCCTTGCGTAAACCGTTCAACGCGGCGATGAATGCGCCGTTGCCGGCGATGCGCAAGCGCCTGCTCAACGCACTCGGTTTGTTGGTGGTGGCCGGCCTGAGCCTGCAATTGATCAACCAGGACAGCCCGCGCAGCCAGGGCGGTAACGCCTACAACAATGAACTGGCGAGCAACGGCCCGTATCAGTTCTTCGCCGCCTTCCGTAATAACGAGCTGGACTATAACCAGTTCTACAAGAGCCTCCCGGCGGATGTGGTCGCCAAGCAGTTGCGCGCCGAACTCAGCGAGCCGAACGCACGGTTTATCGGCACTGATCCGCTGGATATCCGCCGCGCCATTACCAACCCGGGCACGCTGCGCAAACCCAATATCGTGTTGGTGACCATCGAAAGCTTCAGCGCCAAGTACATGGGCAGCAACGGCGACCCGAATAACCTCACGCCCAACCTCGACGCGCTGCGCAAGCAAAGCCTGTACTTCAATAACTTCTACGCCACCGGTACCCGCACCGACCGAGGCCTGGAAGCCATCACCCTGGCCATTCCGCCAACGCCGGGACGCTCCATCGTCAAGCGCATCGGCCGGGAGAGCGGCTTCGGGAGCCTGGGCCAGCAGCTCAACGCCATCGGCTATGACAGCGTGTTTGTCTACGGCGGCCGTGGCTACTTCGATAACATGAACGCGTTTTTCAGCGGCAACGGTTACCGCGTGGTCGACCAGAGCAGCGTGCCCGAAGCGGAAATCAGCTTCAAAAACGCCTGGGGCATGGCCGACGAAGACCTCTATAAACAGACGCTGAAACTGGCGGACGAAGACTATGCCAAGCAGCAACCATTCCTGCTGCAACTGATGACCACCTCCAACCACCGCCCGTACACCTATCCGGCAGGCCGCGTTGATATCAAATCCGGCGACGGGCGCAATGGCGCGGTGAAGTACACCGACTACGCCATCGGCCAGTTCCTGGAGACGGCGCGCCAGAAGCCCTGGTTCGACAACACCATCTTTATCTTCGTCGCCGACCACACGGCAGGCAGCGCGGGCAAGGAAGACCTGCCCATGGTCAATTATCAGATCCCGCTGTTCATCTACGCGCCCAAGCTGATTGATGCCGCCGAGAACGCGAAGCTGGCCAGCCAGATCGACCTCGCGCCGACGCTGCTGGGCTTGTTGAACCTGAGCTATGAGTCGACGTTTTTTGGCCGCAACCTGCTGCAAGACAACCCGCTGCCGCCACGGGTAGTGGTCGGCAATTACCAGTACCTGGGTTTGTTCGACGGTAATGACCTCGCGATCCTCAGCCCACGCCAGGGCCTGCGCCGCCATGACCAGGCGCTGGGTGACAGCCATGAGTCCCGTGTTGGCAGCGATGACCCGTTGATCCAGCGGGCCATTACCTACTACCAGGGCGCCAGTTACGGCTACAAACAACAGTTGCTGAGCTGGAGGGCGCCCAAGGACGAGGTCCCCCAGGTGAGCGCACGCTAA
- a CDS encoding sensor histidine kinase, producing MEFKQSLAQRIIIAFALMSALVAGAFAMGIVATVHLVEEKLISAGLGGDLQRLLLMDSVEDWSHRPEPDQLFYFSGGPGDFELPKDLRHLDAGFHEVFREQLSYHAMVEIVDGRRYVLLQDQSDFEERERVLFAVVLVGFVLSLALAVFLGWVLARKVMAPVVRLARQVRHRDQLLGLAPPLAPDYAADEVGELAVAFDATLGRLRQALSREQLFTSDVSHELRTPLMVLASSCELLLENPAIDQRGRKQVERIARASEEMRELVQTFLMLARAQREEAGMSPQANLAQVADDLLGIWREPIERKGLELIYQPGAPLDTRYNATFLHAVMGNLLRNALHYTEQGFIRLTLEPSGFVVEDSGVGIPEDKREAMFEPFVRGSEKRGEGLGLGLSLVQRICENQGWSVSLSTMEPNGCRFHVELSQVKP from the coding sequence ATGGAGTTTAAGCAAAGCCTTGCCCAGCGGATCATCATTGCCTTCGCCTTGATGAGCGCATTGGTGGCGGGGGCCTTCGCCATGGGCATCGTCGCCACAGTGCACCTGGTGGAAGAAAAACTCATTTCGGCAGGCCTTGGCGGTGACTTGCAACGCCTGCTGCTGATGGACAGCGTCGAGGACTGGAGCCACCGTCCCGAGCCGGACCAGCTGTTCTACTTCAGCGGCGGCCCTGGCGATTTCGAGCTGCCCAAAGACTTGCGCCACCTGGACGCCGGTTTTCACGAGGTATTCCGCGAGCAGCTTTCCTACCACGCGATGGTCGAAATCGTCGACGGTCGCCGCTATGTCCTGCTGCAAGACCAGAGCGATTTCGAAGAGCGCGAGCGCGTGCTGTTTGCCGTGGTGCTGGTGGGGTTTGTGCTTAGCCTGGCGCTGGCGGTGTTCCTCGGTTGGGTACTGGCGCGCAAGGTCATGGCGCCGGTGGTGCGCCTGGCTCGCCAGGTGCGCCATCGTGACCAGTTACTCGGGCTGGCGCCGCCCCTGGCCCCGGACTATGCCGCGGATGAGGTCGGTGAGTTGGCGGTGGCCTTCGACGCGACCCTGGGCCGCTTGCGCCAGGCGTTGTCTCGGGAGCAGCTGTTTACCAGCGACGTCAGCCACGAGTTGCGCACCCCGCTGATGGTGCTCGCCAGTTCCTGCGAACTGTTGCTGGAGAACCCGGCGATTGATCAGCGCGGCCGCAAGCAGGTTGAGCGCATTGCGCGGGCCAGTGAGGAAATGCGCGAGCTGGTTCAGACCTTCCTGATGCTGGCCCGTGCCCAGCGCGAAGAGGCGGGCATGTCGCCCCAGGCCAACCTGGCGCAGGTGGCCGACGACCTGCTGGGGATCTGGCGTGAGCCGATCGAGCGCAAAGGCCTTGAACTGATTTATCAGCCCGGGGCACCGTTGGACACCCGCTACAACGCGACCTTCCTGCACGCGGTGATGGGCAACCTGCTGCGCAATGCACTGCATTACACCGAGCAAGGCTTTATCCGCCTCACCCTGGAGCCGAGTGGCTTTGTGGTGGAAGACTCCGGCGTGGGAATTCCCGAGGACAAGCGCGAAGCGATGTTCGAGCCGTTTGTGCGCGGCAGTGAAAAGCGCGGTGAAGGCCTGGGCCTGGGTTTGTCGCTGGTCCAGCGCATCTGCGAGAACCAGGGCTGGAGCGTCAGCCTCAGTACCATGGAGCCCAACGGTTGCCGTTTTCACGTCGAGTTGAGTCAGGTCAAACCCTGA
- a CDS encoding lipopolysaccharide kinase InaA family protein, with product MAVECLAGSEVAPEERFDYFWRQQGEWVEEPNRRRGGESGVQRVVGTNGRLLYSKRQTGHIYRSWLHPFGRPTVLRERDALKGLRLLDVRVPELVFCEARRDPEHQWKALLVTASLDGFDEIENWYAAGGREQYGELVHERLLKELAGTLARMHKGRWQHGCLYIKHIFVRVTGEGDAAKVEVALLDFEKCRQRLTAFRAARHDMLQLRRHSSWNSTDWKKLSYFYETAFGSAIKGLT from the coding sequence ATGGCTGTCGAGTGTTTAGCAGGTAGTGAAGTAGCTCCCGAAGAGCGATTTGATTATTTCTGGCGCCAGCAGGGCGAGTGGGTCGAGGAACCCAATCGTCGTCGTGGCGGTGAAAGTGGTGTGCAACGGGTTGTGGGCACCAATGGTCGTTTGCTCTACAGCAAGCGCCAGACCGGCCATATCTACCGCAGTTGGCTCCATCCTTTTGGACGCCCCACTGTTTTACGTGAGCGCGATGCCCTCAAGGGCCTGCGTTTGCTGGATGTACGCGTGCCGGAACTGGTGTTCTGCGAAGCCCGCCGCGACCCTGAGCACCAATGGAAAGCGTTGTTGGTGACGGCGTCGCTGGACGGTTTCGACGAGATCGAAAACTGGTACGCCGCCGGTGGTCGCGAGCAGTATGGCGAGTTGGTGCATGAGCGCCTGCTCAAGGAACTGGCCGGTACCCTGGCGCGGATGCACAAGGGCCGTTGGCAGCATGGTTGCCTGTATATCAAGCATATCTTTGTGCGGGTGACGGGCGAGGGTGATGCGGCCAAGGTAGAAGTGGCGCTGCTGGACTTCGAGAAGTGCCGCCAGCGGTTGACCGCGTTTCGGGCGGCTCGGCACGACATGTTGCAGTTGCGTCGCCATTCGTCGTGGAATTCTACGGACTGGAAAAAACTCAGCTACTTTTACGAGACGGCGTTTGGCAGCGCTATCAAAGGTTTAACGTAA